One segment of Drosophila mauritiana strain mau12 chromosome 3R, ASM438214v1, whole genome shotgun sequence DNA contains the following:
- the LOC117143114 gene encoding serine/threonine-protein kinase Nek8, protein MKKFRAKASSLPIFNGRITDATTLTTSSLQLPLGQTTQRKQSTCTRVLPTVFTITDGTTGAASTSLAEAMSSSKAQVPNRQESLLQLSVPREAVVGVAGPELANYEKVRLVGQGSFGIAILYRRKSDGHQIVFKQINLSELTPPGRDLAMNEVEVFSKLHHPNIVSYLGSFIKDNTLLIEMEYADGGTLAQIIAERQGKLHFPERYIIAVFEQISSAINYMHSENILHRDLKTANVFLNRRGIVKIGDFGISKIMNTKIHAQTVLGTPYYFSPEMCEGKEYDNKSDIWALGCILGEMCCLKKTFAASNLSELVTKIMAGNYTPVPSGYTSGLRSLMSNLLQVEAPRRPTASEVLVYWIPLIFRSLGKNKGYSYEDDVGGRGSDQLTVPDPAAAHSSVSMELELPTAQTETKQLMIADTAAPYESLEKRSVLYQLKAFGTCFSMAPIQLPPKAVIVDVAMSDSHFVVVNEDGSAYAWGEGTHGQLGLTALEAWKHYPSRMESVRNYHVVSACAGDGFTILVTQAGSLLSCGSNAHLALGQDEQRNYHSPKLIARLADVRVEQVAAGLQHVLALSREGAVYVWGTSTCGALGLGNYQQQQKFPQKILLSHVKTKPSKIYCGPDTSAVLFANGELHVCGSNDYNKLGFQRPAKITAFKKVQLPHKVTQACFSSTHSVFLVEGGYVYTMGRNAEGQRGIRHCNSVEHPTLVDSVKSRYIVKANCSDQCTIVASEDNIITVWGTRNGLPGIGSTNCGLGLQICTPNTELELGNNTAAFTNFLASVYKSELILEPVDILALFSSKEQCDRGYYVQVHDVYPLAHSVLVLVDTTTPLISSYEGDYPHV, encoded by the exons ATGAAGAAGTTCCGGGCCAAAGCGAGCTCCCTGCCCATTTTCAACGGTCGCATAACCGACGCCACCACACTGACCACGAGTTCGCTCCAGTTACCCCTGGGTCAGACTACGCAGCGGAAGCAATCGACTTGCACTCGTGTACTGCCCACGGTTTTTACCATAACGGACGGCACCACTGGAGCGGCGAGTACCTCCTTGGCGGAGGCCATGTCGAGCAGTAAGGCACAGGTGCCCAACCGACAGGAGAGCCTCCTGCAGCTTAGTGTTCCACGGGAGGCggtagtgggcgtggcaggaccTGAATTGGCTAACTATGAAAAGGTGCGGCTGGTGGGCCAGGGATCCTTTGGCATCGCTATCCTCTACCGACGCAAGTCCGACGGGCACCAGATCGTCTTCAAGCAAATCAACCTGAGTGAGTTGACCCCGCCTGGTCGGGATCTGGCCATGAACGAGGTTGAAGTCTTCTCGAAACTACATCATCCGAATATTGTGAGCTACCTCGGTAGCTTCATCAAGGACAACACTCTGCTCATCGAGATGGAGTACGCCGATGGAGGTACACTGGCCCAAATCATCGCCGAGCGGCAgggaaaattgcattttcctgAACGATATATAATAGCCGTATTCGAACAGATCTCCAGTGCCATCAACTACATGCACTCGGAGAACATCCTGCATCG GGATTTGAAGACCGCTAATGTATTTCTGAACAGGCGAGGCATTGTGAAAATCGGAGATTTTGGCATATCCAAAATAATGAACACCAAGATACATGCCCAGACTGTTTTGGGCACACCCTACTACTTCAGTCCGGAGATG TGCGAGGGTAAGGAGTACGACAACAAGAGTGACATTTGGGCTCTGGGCTGCATTCTGGGCgagatgtgctgcctgaagaaGACCTTTGCTGCCTCCAATCTATCCGAACTGGTCACCAAGATTATGGCAGGGAACTATACACCCGTGCCTTCGGGTTACACATCGGGACTGCGCAGTCTAATGTCCAATCTGCTTCAAGTGGAGGCACCACGGCGACCTACCGCCTCAGAGGTATTGGTCTACTGGATTCCGCTAATATTCCGTAGCCTGGGAAAGAACAAAGG GTACTCCTACGAGGATGATGTGGGAGGTCGGGGTAGCGACCAATTGACTGTTCCTGATCCAGCCGCCGCCCACAGCAGTGTGTCCATGGAGTTGGAATTGCCCACCGCCCAGACGGAGACAAAGCAATTGATGATTGCGGATACAGCGGCGCCGTACGAGAGCCTCGAGAAACG ATCTGTGCTATACCAGCTGAAGGCCTTCGGCACCTGCTTCAGCATGGCGCCCATCCAACTGCCGCCGAAGGCTGTCATCGTGGACGTAGCCATGTCGGATTCCCACTTCGTGGTGGTCAACGAGGACGGATCGGCATACGCCTGGGGTGAGGGCACCCACGGCCAGCTGGGTCTAACAGCACTGGAGGCTTGGAAGCACTACCCCAGTCGTATGGAGAGCGTGCGAAACTACCATGTGGTGAGCGCCTGCGCCGGGGATGGCTTCACAATCCTGGTTACCCAGGCGGGAAGTCTGTTAAGCTGCGGGAGCAATGCCCATTTGGCACTGGGGCAGGACGAGCAACGCAACTACCACAGCCCCAAGCTAATAGCCCGATTGGCAGATGTCCGGGTCGAGCAGGTGGCCGCTGGACTCCAGCACGTTCTGGCCTTGAGCCGAGAGGGAGCGGTCTACGTCTGGGGCACCAGTACATGCGGAGCCCTTGGCCTTGGAAAttatcagcagcaaca GAAATTTCCCCAAAAGATTCTGCTATCGCATGTGAAGACCAAGCCATCAAAGATTTACTGCGGTCCTGATACTTCCGCCGTGTTATTTGCCAACGGAGAACTGCACGTCTGTGGTAGCAATGACTACAATAAACTCGGTTTCCAACGTCCGGCAAAGATTACTGCCTTT AAAAAAGTCCAACTGCCTCACAAGGTGACCCAGGCGTGCTTCTCGTCCACGCATTCGGTGTTCCTGGTGGAGGGCGGCTATGTCTACACAATGGGCCGAAATGCGGAGGGTCAGCGGGGAATCAGGCACTGCAACTCGGTTGAACACCCCACCCTGGTGGATTCTGTCAAGTCTCGGTATATTGTG AAGGCAAACTGTAGCGACCAGTGCACCATTGTCGCCTCGGAAGACAACATCATCACCGTTTGGGGTACTCGTAATGGCCTGCCGGGGATTGGTTCGACTAACTGTGGCCTAGGACTGCAGATCTGCACACCCAACACCGAACTGGAGCTGGGAAACAACACGGCAGCGTTTACAAACTTTCTGGCCTCGGTCTACAAGTCGGAGCTGATACTCGAACCGGTGGATATATTAGC TCTCTTCTCCTCCAAGGAGCAGTGCGACCGTGGCTATTACGTCCAGGTGCATGACGTTTATCCCTTGGCGCATAGCGTTCTGGTGCTGGTTGACACGACCACGCCACTAATATCCTCATACGAAGGCGATTACCCGCACGTCTAG